A region of Gemmatimonadota bacterium DNA encodes the following proteins:
- a CDS encoding phosphatidate cytidylyltransferase, protein MAAFAETRVRITVGAVVLPCIVFLCWIGGTSLFVFVTLVVLFGLREYHGIAAAKDISPNWFIGVPAAILLCVDAWLNAGGHAPLILTALLLLSTSAEVFRKSAGSPFQNVAATVFGVVYIGLLGSHLILLGKWPIGDPAVVMWGERAMTPALLAFAIPWSYDACAYFTGRLLGRRKLLPRISAGKTVEGTVGGLIGAVAFMFGLRYALFPFLSPLHCVVLGAAGGMAAQVGDLAESLVKRDAGLKDSSRIIPGHGGILDRFDSVFFAAPFVYYYLAYLAG, encoded by the coding sequence ATGGCGGCCTTCGCGGAGACCCGGGTTCGTATCACCGTGGGTGCGGTGGTCCTCCCGTGCATCGTGTTCCTCTGCTGGATCGGCGGAACGAGCCTCTTCGTCTTCGTCACCCTCGTCGTGCTCTTCGGCCTGCGTGAATACCACGGCATCGCCGCGGCCAAAGACATCAGTCCCAACTGGTTCATCGGCGTGCCCGCGGCCATTCTGCTGTGTGTCGACGCCTGGCTGAACGCGGGCGGCCACGCCCCGCTGATCCTCACGGCCCTGCTGCTCCTGTCCACCTCGGCGGAGGTGTTCAGAAAGAGCGCGGGTTCGCCCTTTCAGAACGTGGCCGCCACGGTGTTCGGCGTGGTCTATATCGGACTCCTCGGCAGCCATCTGATCCTGCTCGGCAAATGGCCGATCGGCGATCCGGCCGTCGTAATGTGGGGAGAGCGGGCCATGACGCCGGCCCTGCTCGCTTTCGCCATACCCTGGTCCTACGACGCCTGCGCCTATTTTACGGGCAGGCTGCTGGGACGCCGCAAGCTGCTGCCCCGCATCAGCGCGGGCAAGACCGTAGAGGGCACCGTCGGAGGGCTTATCGGGGCCGTCGCATTCATGTTCGGACTCCGCTACGCGCTGTTTCCCTTCCTGAGTCCGCTTCACTGTGTCGTCCTGGGCGCCGCGGGCGGCATGGCCGCCCAGGTCGGCGACCTCGCGGAATCCCTGGTAAAACGGGACGCGGGCCTGAAGGATTCCTCCCGTATCATCCCGGGGCACGGCGGTATCCTGGACCGGTTCGACAGCGTGTTCTTCGCGGCGCCTTTCGTATATTACTACCTGGCCTACCTGGCCGGTTGA